In one window of Methanosarcina vacuolata Z-761 DNA:
- a CDS encoding MBL fold metallo-hydrolase: protein MQIEILGCESFGARSLACVVKTDDRTILIDPGVALARLRSGLLPHPIEVAAAFRIREKVLSAFGQATDVVISHFHGDHMPMRAEDPYQLPMESLPSLDGINFWCKGPEKISGLSSKRRRELSDFLGFPLPASEGVKSGNMEFSSPVPHGAREKGFGTVMMTRICEGDDVFVHSSDIQLLDRETVLKVLAWEPTIVFASGPPLYLSHRVPEAGKQALENALLLARRVDTLILDHHLLRSFEGYNWLKELDGMVETRVLCAAEFMGKTPNLLEAQRKNLYEKMPVPPGWHEEYSKGKAGFEEYL from the coding sequence GTGCAGATCGAAATACTCGGGTGTGAGTCTTTTGGAGCAAGATCTCTTGCCTGCGTTGTAAAGACGGACGATAGGACGATCCTGATCGATCCCGGAGTTGCGCTTGCACGCTTACGTTCAGGCCTGCTTCCCCACCCAATAGAAGTTGCTGCTGCTTTCAGGATAAGAGAAAAAGTTCTTTCTGCATTTGGGCAGGCGACAGATGTTGTTATCAGCCATTTTCACGGTGACCATATGCCAATGAGGGCTGAAGATCCGTATCAGCTCCCGATGGAATCCCTCCCTTCGCTTGACGGGATAAACTTCTGGTGCAAAGGCCCGGAAAAAATCTCAGGTCTGTCTTCAAAGCGGAGGCGTGAACTTTCGGATTTTCTGGGTTTTCCTCTCCCGGCTTCGGAAGGCGTGAAGTCTGGCAATATGGAATTTTCTTCTCCTGTTCCTCATGGTGCCAGAGAAAAAGGCTTCGGGACTGTAATGATGACCCGGATCTGCGAGGGAGATGATGTTTTTGTCCATAGTTCTGACATCCAGCTTCTGGACAGGGAAACCGTCCTTAAGGTGCTTGCCTGGGAACCTACAATTGTTTTTGCCTCAGGCCCTCCTCTTTATCTTTCACACCGCGTTCCTGAGGCAGGAAAACAGGCCTTGGAAAATGCTCTCCTTCTAGCCAGGCGTGTTGATACTCTGATTCTGGACCACCATTTGCTCAGGTCTTTTGAAGGGTACAACTGGTTAAAAGAACTGGATGGAATGGTTGAAACCCGCGTCCTCTGTGCTGCAGAGTTTATGGGAAAGACCCCGAATCTTCTTGAGGCTCAGAGGAAAAACCTTTATGAAAAAATGCCCGTACCTCCGGGCTGGCACGAAGAATATTCAAAAGGTAAAGCAGGTTTTGAAGAATATCTCTGA
- a CDS encoding helix-turn-helix transcriptional regulator gives MENNLLDLILLSEKRKNVLLLLLEGPKDIETIKKALSASATAVQPQVKKLKEQHLIVQEKNLYKLSEIGRVVVEKMKPLVDTLAVLEENANYWAEREVNEIPPFLLQRICELGHCTIIEPQVDYMFEMIPEYVRNVRMAKELRVAISYFHPLFPSFYLEIAEKGIPISLLLPESILKRWIEDYREQTEQYLKKENAKLFVCTDCERISAVVAADNFMALALFPKSTVFDRKYVICFEPGALAWGKELYDYYEQHSEQIKNIDNYTQA, from the coding sequence ATGGAAAACAATCTACTCGATCTGATCCTCCTCTCTGAAAAAAGAAAGAATGTACTGCTTCTTCTGCTTGAAGGACCAAAGGATATTGAAACAATAAAAAAAGCTCTCAGTGCCAGTGCAACCGCAGTCCAGCCCCAGGTAAAAAAGCTCAAAGAGCAGCACCTGATAGTCCAGGAAAAAAACCTCTATAAGCTTAGCGAGATAGGCAGAGTTGTGGTTGAGAAGATGAAGCCTCTTGTGGACACGCTTGCTGTTCTAGAAGAGAACGCGAATTACTGGGCAGAAAGGGAAGTGAATGAGATTCCACCTTTTCTCCTGCAAAGAATTTGCGAGCTTGGGCACTGCACTATAATCGAACCTCAGGTAGACTATATGTTTGAGATGATCCCGGAATACGTCAGAAATGTCCGGATGGCAAAAGAGCTAAGGGTTGCAATTTCATATTTCCACCCGCTTTTCCCTTCTTTTTACCTGGAAATTGCCGAAAAAGGAATCCCTATATCGCTGTTACTCCCCGAGTCCATCCTGAAAAGATGGATCGAAGATTACAGGGAACAGACCGAACAATACCTGAAAAAGGAAAATGCTAAACTTTTTGTCTGCACGGACTGCGAAAGGATATCTGCGGTTGTAGCCGCGGATAATTTTATGGCATTGGCCCTTTTCCCGAAAAGCACGGTCTTTGACCGAAAATATGTGATCTGCTTTGAGCCAGGAGCTCTGGCCTGGGGAAAAGAACTCTATGACTACTATGAACAGCACTCTGAACAAATTAAGAATATAGACAATTACACCCAAGCGTAA
- a CDS encoding superoxide dismutase, producing MDKGLYKLPDLKYGYDDLAPYISEEQLKLHHDKHHQAYVTNANAAIEMMDKARKEGTDFDYKATAKALSFNLGGHILHNYFWWEMTPESNASKEAVGELAEVIKDNFGSFDRFKKEFTQVASSVEGSGWAALTFCNDTNRLMIMQIEKHNVNIAPDYPILMALDVWEHAYYVDYKNNRGKFIEGFWNIIDWEEIDKYFAKVQK from the coding sequence ATGGATAAAGGATTATACAAATTACCGGATTTGAAATATGGATATGACGACCTGGCACCTTATATTTCCGAAGAACAACTCAAGTTACATCATGACAAGCACCACCAGGCTTATGTTACTAACGCAAATGCAGCTATAGAAATGATGGACAAGGCAAGGAAAGAAGGAACTGACTTTGATTACAAGGCAACTGCAAAAGCCCTGTCTTTCAACCTGGGTGGACATATCCTTCACAATTACTTCTGGTGGGAGATGACCCCTGAGAGCAATGCGAGCAAAGAGGCCGTGGGTGAACTGGCCGAGGTGATCAAAGATAACTTTGGAAGTTTTGACAGGTTTAAAAAGGAGTTTACCCAGGTTGCATCAAGCGTTGAGGGTTCCGGATGGGCAGCCTTAACCTTCTGTAATGATACAAATAGACTTATGATAATGCAGATCGAAAAGCACAATGTAAATATAGCTCCGGATTACCCTATCCTCATGGCGCTCGATGTGTGGGAGCATGCTTACTATGTCGATTACAAAAACAATAGAGGTAAGTTCATTGAAGGATTCTGGAATATAATCGACTGGGAAGAAATCGATAAATACTTCGCGAAAGTCCAGAAATAA